One Pseudomonas sp. C27(2019) DNA window includes the following coding sequences:
- a CDS encoding methyl-accepting chemotaxis protein has protein sequence MVASAMNEMSTTVQEVARHATQTAAASQGADDESKAGVLVAEQAIAGIKELITEIASAAQVVQQVEADTESISAVLDVIKSIAEQTNLLALNAAIEAARAGEQGRGFAVVADEVRTLASRTQKSTEEIQNTIERLQQGVKNAVGAMSGAQGRATSGSDCVEKAAHSLHVIAAEVTTINDMNIQIATAAEEQSVVAEEINRNITAISTIADTTSSGATQTAQSSEELVRLSVELRRLVDQFKLQ, from the coding sequence ATGGTTGCTTCAGCCATGAATGAAATGAGCACCACAGTGCAAGAGGTTGCTCGTCATGCCACGCAAACAGCTGCAGCCTCACAAGGTGCAGATGATGAGTCCAAGGCAGGTGTTTTAGTTGCAGAGCAAGCCATTGCAGGAATTAAAGAGCTGATCACTGAAATTGCAAGTGCGGCGCAAGTGGTGCAGCAGGTGGAAGCTGATACAGAGAGTATCAGTGCAGTCTTAGATGTGATTAAGAGCATTGCTGAACAAACCAACTTGCTGGCTTTAAATGCGGCCATTGAAGCGGCGCGGGCCGGCGAGCAAGGTCGTGGTTTTGCGGTGGTTGCTGATGAGGTGCGCACATTAGCATCGCGAACACAAAAATCGACTGAGGAAATTCAAAACACAATTGAGCGATTGCAGCAGGGCGTAAAAAATGCTGTAGGTGCTATGTCTGGCGCGCAAGGACGTGCAACCTCAGGCTCAGACTGTGTAGAAAAAGCCGCGCATAGTTTGCACGTGATTGCTGCTGAAGTGACGACGATTAACGATATGAATATCCAGATTGCAACTGCAGCAGAGGAGCAAAGCGTTGTTGCAGAAGAGATTAATCGCAATATTACGGCGATCAGTACAATTGCTGATACGACCTCAAGTGGGGCGACGCAAACGGCGCAGAGCAGTGAAGAGTTGGTACGATTAAGTGTTGAGCTGCGCAGGTTGGTTGATCAATTTAAACTGCAGTAA
- the prpB gene encoding methylisocitrate lyase, translating to MSRTTPGQRFRDAVVEESPLQVIGAINANHALLAQRAGFKAIYLSGGGVAAGSLGIPDLGITGLEDVLIDVRRITDVCELPLLVDVDTGFGASAFNVARTVRSMSKAGAAAIHIEDQVGAKRCGHRPNKEIVTQQEMVDRIKAAVDARTDDSFVIMARTDALAVEGLNSALDRAAACVEAGADMVFPEAITELEMYKLFAERVNAPILANITEFGATPLFTVDELREANVGLVLYPLSAFRAMNKAAENVYNAVRRDGTQKNVIDTMQTRMELYDRINYHAFEQSLDALFAQKKS from the coding sequence ATGAGTCGTACAACTCCCGGTCAACGCTTTCGTGATGCTGTTGTAGAAGAAAGTCCACTACAAGTTATCGGTGCGATCAATGCCAACCATGCTTTATTAGCGCAGCGTGCTGGCTTTAAAGCTATTTACCTGTCTGGTGGCGGTGTTGCTGCTGGCTCACTGGGTATTCCTGATTTAGGCATCACTGGTCTGGAAGACGTGCTCATTGATGTGCGTCGCATTACAGATGTTTGTGAACTGCCACTATTAGTCGATGTGGATACCGGTTTTGGTGCTTCAGCGTTTAACGTTGCACGGACTGTGCGCTCAATGAGTAAAGCCGGTGCTGCTGCGATTCATATTGAAGACCAAGTTGGTGCCAAACGTTGCGGCCACCGTCCAAACAAAGAAATCGTCACCCAGCAAGAAATGGTTGATCGCATCAAAGCCGCAGTGGATGCGCGCACCGATGACAGTTTTGTGATTATGGCGCGCACTGATGCACTGGCCGTGGAAGGTTTGAATTCTGCGTTAGACCGTGCTGCCGCCTGTGTTGAAGCCGGTGCCGATATGGTATTTCCGGAAGCCATTACCGAATTGGAAATGTACAAACTGTTTGCTGAGCGTGTGAATGCGCCGATTTTGGCCAATATCACTGAGTTTGGTGCAACCCCCTTGTTCACTGTAGACGAGCTTAGAGAAGCCAATGTGGGCTTGGTACTGTACCCGCTGTCTGCTTTCCGAGCGATGAACAAAGCAGCAGAAAATGTCTACAACGCGGTACGCCGTGATGGCACACAGAAAAATGTCATCGACACCATGCAGACTCGCATGGAGCTGTATGACCGTATCAACTATCACGCTTTTGAGCAGAGTTTAGACGCTTTGTTTGCTCAGAAAAAAAGCTAA
- a CDS encoding GIDE domain-containing protein yields MVGIGLTLGLTTLGSFASGWWSIYKLKKARYLLDTPTSKIRSAAQGYVELYGVLKNGVGQLSAPLSGEPCVWWLFSIDEQIRSGNNNKRWQQVEKKSSAALLCLNDGTGECLIDPVGAHVIPMTKRVWYGIARHPRKEQLRKSFLQSMLSGVKRYRYTEQRLHVNEPLYAIGDFFSRGGGGDAFDLNASQGALIREWKQDYAGLLRRFDRDRNGHLDQQEWQNVRDSAKVEAQRLHRIRSSDPAQHYLRKPEEKQPFILSSYGEDDIARRFYWQAILGACVCIACALGAAYIINTQF; encoded by the coding sequence ATTGTTGGCATTGGCCTCACCTTAGGGCTCACCACGCTTGGTAGTTTTGCCAGTGGCTGGTGGAGCATCTATAAATTAAAAAAAGCGCGTTACCTGCTGGATACTCCAACCTCCAAAATACGTTCAGCGGCACAAGGTTATGTTGAATTGTACGGTGTGCTCAAGAACGGCGTAGGACAATTAAGTGCGCCTTTAAGTGGTGAGCCCTGTGTCTGGTGGTTATTTAGTATTGATGAGCAAATACGCAGCGGTAATAACAACAAACGCTGGCAACAAGTCGAGAAAAAAAGCAGTGCAGCGCTGTTGTGCTTAAACGACGGCACCGGCGAGTGCTTAATTGATCCTGTCGGCGCACATGTCATTCCTATGACCAAGCGTGTTTGGTACGGTATTGCGCGGCATCCTCGTAAGGAGCAGCTGCGCAAGAGTTTCCTGCAAAGCATGCTCAGTGGTGTGAAACGCTACCGCTATACAGAGCAGCGCTTGCATGTAAATGAACCGCTGTATGCTATTGGTGACTTTTTTAGCCGTGGCGGTGGCGGTGATGCGTTTGATTTGAATGCCAGTCAGGGCGCGCTGATCCGTGAATGGAAACAAGACTATGCGGGCTTGCTGCGCCGTTTTGATCGTGACCGTAATGGTCATCTCGATCAGCAAGAGTGGCAAAATGTACGTGACAGTGCAAAAGTCGAGGCGCAGCGCTTGCATCGCATACGCAGCAGCGATCCTGCACAGCACTATTTACGAAAACCCGAAGAAAAGCAGCCGTTTATTTTGTCAAGTTATGGTGAGGATGACATTGCTAGACGCTTTTATTGGCAAGCGATACTCGGTGCTTGCGTTTGTATTGCCTGTGCGTTGGGCGCTGCCTATATTATTAATACCCAGTTCTAG
- a CDS encoding alpha-L-glutamate ligase-like protein: MFGLIKTWRELSAKGIMGINRRNADYVLKYNKRHLYPLVDDKILTKERALTAGINVPEMYGIISTEKEIEKLDKIIGGRKDFVIKPAMGAGGDGILVIADRFEDRYKTVSGKIISHEEIEYQISSILTGLYSLGGSRDRALIEYRVTPDPLFKSISYEGVPDIRVIVLMGYPIMAMLRLPTRQSGGKANLHQGAIGVGVDLATGLTLQGTWLNNKISKHPDTSNHVAGVQLPDWHGFMTLSAGCYELCGLGYIGVDMVLDQEKGPLILELNARPGLNIQIANNAGLTLRAHAVENHLAELKRQGITESVEERVRFSQNLFASSPP; the protein is encoded by the coding sequence ATGTTTGGGTTAATTAAAACGTGGCGCGAGCTCAGCGCCAAAGGCATCATGGGCATCAACCGGCGCAATGCTGATTACGTGCTTAAGTACAATAAGCGTCATCTGTATCCACTGGTGGACGATAAAATCCTCACCAAAGAACGTGCGCTTACCGCCGGTATTAATGTGCCTGAAATGTACGGCATTATTTCCACCGAAAAAGAAATCGAAAAACTCGATAAAATTATTGGTGGACGTAAAGATTTTGTTATCAAGCCGGCTATGGGCGCGGGTGGTGACGGCATTTTAGTGATCGCTGATCGCTTTGAGGATCGTTATAAAACAGTCTCTGGCAAGATCATCAGCCATGAAGAAATTGAATACCAAATCTCCAGTATTTTAACTGGCCTGTACTCACTTGGAGGCTCACGTGACCGCGCGTTAATTGAGTACCGCGTGACACCTGATCCACTGTTTAAAAGTATCAGCTATGAAGGTGTACCGGATATTCGCGTGATTGTGCTGATGGGCTACCCAATTATGGCCATGCTACGCTTGCCGACCCGTCAATCTGGTGGTAAAGCAAACTTACACCAAGGCGCAATTGGTGTTGGTGTTGATTTAGCCACGGGGCTCACCCTGCAAGGCACTTGGCTGAATAACAAAATCAGTAAGCATCCTGACACCAGCAATCATGTGGCAGGTGTGCAGCTGCCTGATTGGCATGGCTTTATGACACTGTCAGCCGGTTGTTATGAGCTGTGCGGGCTAGGTTACATTGGTGTGGATATGGTGCTTGATCAAGAAAAAGGGCCATTGATTTTAGAGCTCAACGCCCGTCCTGGTTTGAATATTCAAATTGCTAACAATGCTGGGCTGACTCTGCGCGCGCATGCCGTAGAAAATCACCTCGCTGAGTTAAAACGTCAAGGCATCACTGAATCAGTTGAAGAACGTGTGCGTTTTTCACAGAATTTATTTGCCAGCAGCCCTCCTTAA
- a CDS encoding inactive transglutaminase family protein produces the protein MRSLTLHLKILIALCVIIGASVTAYQVYVLGIPVSADETDNLWNIDAKVAFNANGNEPVKLQMFVPPLNQAYVSLNESFISNNYGVSVNVVDDNRRVTWSARRAKGKQTLYYRMVMTKRYSSAQVKEKGPIYRETLPIEGAEKIAAEALLAPIRQHSADVETFISEAIKRVNNTSDDNVRLLLGGDTSSERKADVVDLLLSIAHVPMQRLHTIRLQADIAQEPELWLRSFNGDKWLYFNPQSGAQGLPSDRMIWWFGDEPLVGLEGGSKAAVTFTLNNSEINAIRLAQLSNENADASFLDYTLYGLPLQTQQTYQIMIMIPLGVMVILILRNLGGLQTLGTFTPVLIALAFRETQLGFGIVLFTVITTLGLSLRSYLEHLKLQMLPRLSVVLTFVVVLIAVISLFSHKLGLERGLSVALFPMVILTMTIERLSITWEERGGNHAFKVAIGTLFAAALAHYLMSIPELNYFIFTFPAVLLIMVGFMLAMGRYRGYRLTELFRFKAFLKD, from the coding sequence ATGCGCTCATTAACACTGCATCTAAAAATACTAATCGCTCTGTGTGTCATCATCGGAGCATCGGTTACGGCCTACCAAGTATATGTTTTGGGTATCCCGGTATCAGCGGATGAAACAGACAACCTATGGAACATCGATGCCAAAGTTGCCTTTAATGCCAATGGTAATGAGCCGGTTAAGCTGCAGATGTTTGTACCGCCACTCAATCAAGCCTATGTCAGCCTCAATGAAAGCTTTATCTCCAACAACTATGGTGTCAGTGTCAATGTCGTTGATGATAACCGTCGCGTAACCTGGTCTGCGCGACGCGCCAAAGGCAAGCAAACCCTGTATTACCGCATGGTGATGACCAAGCGCTATAGCTCGGCTCAAGTTAAAGAAAAAGGCCCAATTTACCGCGAAACCCTGCCTATCGAGGGTGCTGAAAAAATAGCGGCAGAAGCTCTATTGGCGCCCATTCGCCAGCACTCTGCCGATGTCGAAACTTTTATTAGCGAAGCCATTAAGCGCGTCAATAATACCAGCGATGACAATGTGCGCCTGCTGCTGGGTGGTGACACCTCGAGCGAACGCAAGGCAGATGTCGTCGATTTGCTGCTATCAATTGCCCACGTACCCATGCAGCGTTTGCACACCATTCGCTTGCAAGCTGATATCGCGCAAGAGCCTGAATTGTGGTTGCGTAGCTTCAATGGCGATAAATGGCTGTATTTTAACCCGCAATCAGGCGCACAAGGTCTGCCCAGCGACCGTATGATCTGGTGGTTTGGTGATGAGCCATTAGTCGGCTTAGAGGGTGGCAGCAAGGCTGCAGTAACCTTCACGCTTAACAACAGTGAGATCAACGCGATCCGTTTAGCGCAACTGAGCAATGAAAACGCTGATGCCAGCTTTTTAGACTACACCCTGTACGGTTTGCCGCTGCAAACTCAGCAGACTTACCAAATCATGATTATGATTCCGCTCGGCGTTATGGTCATTCTGATTTTGCGTAACCTTGGCGGCCTGCAGACATTGGGTACCTTTACTCCAGTGCTGATTGCCCTCGCCTTCCGTGAAACCCAACTGGGCTTTGGTATTGTGCTGTTTACTGTGATTACCACCTTAGGTTTATCACTGCGCTCCTACCTAGAGCACCTGAAATTACAAATGCTGCCAAGACTCTCGGTGGTTCTGACCTTTGTTGTGGTATTGATTGCAGTGATCAGCCTGTTCAGCCACAAACTTGGCTTAGAGCGCGGCTTATCTGTAGCTTTATTCCCTATGGTGATTTTAACCATGACCATCGAGCGCCTGTCCATTACCTGGGAGGAGCGCGGCGGCAACCATGCCTTTAAAGTCGCAATCGGTACATTATTTGCTGCCGCTTTAGCGCACTACCTGATGAGCATTCCTGAGCTCAACTACTTTATCTTTACCTTCCCTGCCGTGCTGTTGATTATGGTCGGCTTTATGTTGGCGATGGGCCGCTACCGCGGCTACCGCTTAACAGAACTGTTCCGCTTCAAAGCCTTCTTAAAGGACTGA
- a CDS encoding GntR family transcriptional regulator, with protein sequence MPELIEEIARTSGDSATLSEQVFRSIQAAIVCGDIAPGSKISEPELARTYGISRGPLREAIHRLEGQRLLVRVPHVGARVVSLSHAELIELYEIRESLESMACRLAAERMSAKEIDGLRAVLDTHERDAAFQAGVGYYQQEGDYDFHYKIIQGSGNQMLVKLLTQELYQLVRMYRIQYSTTPNRPQQAFKEHHGILDAIAAGDGELAELLMRRHIAASRSNVERHYQGANNTVQPLRGKL encoded by the coding sequence GTGCCAGAGCTTATTGAAGAGATAGCGCGTACCAGCGGAGATTCTGCAACCTTGTCTGAACAAGTGTTTCGCAGCATTCAAGCCGCGATCGTCTGTGGTGATATTGCGCCTGGCAGTAAAATCTCTGAACCTGAATTGGCGCGCACCTACGGTATCAGCCGTGGGCCTTTACGCGAGGCGATCCATCGTTTAGAAGGACAACGTTTGCTGGTCAGGGTTCCGCATGTCGGCGCTCGCGTGGTGTCATTATCGCACGCTGAGTTGATTGAGCTGTATGAGATTCGTGAATCTTTAGAAAGCATGGCCTGCCGTTTAGCAGCAGAGCGCATGAGTGCCAAAGAAATAGATGGGTTGCGTGCGGTGCTCGATACCCACGAGCGTGATGCAGCATTCCAAGCAGGCGTCGGCTATTACCAGCAAGAAGGTGATTACGACTTCCATTATAAAATCATTCAAGGCAGCGGCAACCAAATGTTGGTCAAGCTGCTCACGCAAGAACTGTATCAGTTGGTGCGTATGTACCGTATTCAGTACTCAACCACGCCCAATCGTCCCCAGCAAGCGTTTAAAGAACATCACGGCATATTAGATGCCATTGCCGCAGGCGATGGTGAATTAGCCGAGTTATTGATGCGTCGTCACATTGCTGCCTCACGGAGCAATGTTGAGCGTCATTACCAAGGTGCCAATAACACCGTCCAACCCCTACGAGGTAAATTATGA
- the pabB gene encoding aminodeoxychorismate synthase component I, with protein sequence MLTCQLFALDYHTDPAHHFAKVHAHSGAVLLDSGQPSSQRGRFDILSAWPLASITPNAAESIDSFRQRCQALLKQLAVCQAPDALELPFTGGLLGYLTYELNNLAQCTEVEGLPSATVGLYDWALINDHQLQRCWLVCHPSMSRQRQKELQLLFESETKCDQIANDNNRFQLTEPFKAQISPERYHSDLQRIHDYIGAGDCYQVNYTQRFSSHYQGDAWQAYISLRERCPTPFASFIRVNQQQAIVSLSPERFIQVRQRQVESRPIKGTRARGATAAEDQALADALLSSAKDRSENLMIVDLLRNDLGRYCSTGSIRVPELFALETYPNVHHMVSSVTGTLAEQFDALDVLIGSFPGGSITGAPKQRAMQIIQSLEASVRSIYCGSIFYLDTRGEMDSSISIRTMLANNGEISCWGGGGIVYDSNSDEEYQESIQKVRVLMDTLENHYLPSPPQR encoded by the coding sequence ATGCTCACTTGCCAGTTGTTTGCGCTTGATTACCATACCGATCCCGCCCATCACTTTGCAAAAGTGCATGCACACAGTGGTGCTGTTCTGCTGGACTCAGGACAACCAAGCAGCCAGCGCGGTCGTTTTGACATTCTCAGTGCTTGGCCGCTGGCTTCTATTACGCCAAACGCTGCTGAATCCATCGACAGCTTTCGTCAGCGCTGCCAAGCATTGCTCAAGCAACTTGCAGTCTGCCAAGCACCTGATGCGCTGGAACTGCCCTTTACTGGCGGCTTATTGGGTTATTTAACCTATGAGCTCAACAACCTTGCACAATGCACTGAAGTCGAAGGTTTACCCAGCGCAACAGTGGGTCTGTATGACTGGGCACTGATCAATGACCATCAACTGCAACGCTGCTGGCTGGTCTGTCACCCAAGCATGAGCAGGCAACGCCAAAAAGAACTGCAGCTATTGTTTGAATCCGAGACCAAGTGCGATCAGATTGCCAATGATAACAATCGTTTTCAATTGACCGAGCCATTCAAAGCACAGATTAGCCCAGAGCGGTACCACAGCGACCTACAGCGTATTCACGATTACATTGGCGCAGGTGACTGCTACCAAGTCAATTACACGCAGCGTTTTAGCAGTCATTATCAAGGCGATGCGTGGCAAGCCTATATCAGTTTGCGTGAGCGCTGCCCTACTCCGTTTGCCAGCTTTATCCGCGTCAATCAGCAGCAAGCTATTGTCAGTTTATCGCCTGAGCGTTTTATTCAAGTACGTCAACGTCAAGTCGAAAGTCGCCCGATAAAAGGCACGCGCGCCCGCGGTGCAACTGCAGCAGAGGACCAAGCTCTAGCCGATGCGTTGCTCAGTAGTGCTAAAGACCGTTCCGAAAACCTAATGATTGTCGATTTGCTGCGCAATGACTTAGGCCGCTACTGCAGCACTGGCAGCATTCGCGTCCCTGAACTGTTTGCCCTAGAAACGTACCCCAACGTGCACCACATGGTCAGCAGTGTTACTGGCACCTTGGCCGAGCAATTTGACGCTTTGGATGTGTTGATCGGCAGCTTTCCTGGCGGCTCAATTACCGGCGCACCGAAGCAGCGCGCTATGCAGATTATCCAATCACTTGAAGCCAGCGTGCGCAGCATTTATTGCGGCAGTATTTTTTATCTGGATACGCGTGGCGAAATGGACAGCTCAATTAGCATTCGTACAATGTTGGCAAATAATGGTGAGATCAGTTGCTGGGGTGGCGGCGGCATTGTCTATGACTCCAATAGCGACGAAGAATATCAAGAGTCAATTCAAAAAGTACGGGTACTGATGGACACCTTAGAAAATCACTATTTGCCGAGTCCTCCTCAGCGCTAG
- a CDS encoding ATP-dependent zinc protease encodes MRFNIFALLMCLVALPAMTTANEKNIYGLNEHVYIADIDMHMTAKLDTGAKTASLSARDIERFKRDGEAWVRFYLALDEAHEHAFELPIARISKIKRRSGDYDPEEDKSYTPRPVVKMAVCMGRTLKTIEVNLTDRSTFQYPFLLGSTALKKFGALVDPSLKYSVGKPQCDTQNTTIAIAE; translated from the coding sequence ATGAGATTTAATATATTTGCACTTTTAATGTGCCTTGTTGCATTACCTGCTATGACTACAGCAAACGAAAAAAACATCTATGGTTTAAACGAGCATGTGTATATCGCCGATATTGATATGCACATGACAGCCAAGTTGGATACAGGCGCCAAAACCGCTTCTCTTAGCGCGCGCGATATTGAGCGCTTTAAGCGTGATGGCGAAGCGTGGGTGCGTTTTTATTTAGCACTGGATGAAGCACACGAACACGCGTTCGAGTTACCCATTGCCCGCATCAGTAAGATTAAGCGTCGCTCAGGCGATTATGACCCCGAAGAAGATAAAAGTTATACACCGCGCCCCGTGGTCAAAATGGCAGTATGCATGGGCCGCACACTGAAAACCATTGAAGTGAACTTAACTGACCGCAGCACCTTCCAGTACCCATTTTTATTGGGCTCAACAGCGCTGAAAAAATTTGGCGCACTGGTTGATCCAAGCTTAAAATATTCTGTGGGCAAACCACAGTGCGACACCCAAAACACTACCATCGCCATTGCTGAGTAA
- the prpC gene encoding 2-methylcitrate synthase, translated as MTEAKKKVLSGAGLRGQVAGQTALCTVGKEGAGLTYRGYDVRDLAKHCKTFEEVAYLLLYGHLPNQSEIDAYQKRLHGMRDLPATLKEVLERIPADAHPMDVMRVGTAMLGTLEPELSFEQQLDVVDRLLAAFPAILLYWYHFSHEGKRIECTTDEPDIGSHFLALLHGKSPSPLHREVMNVSLILYAEHEFNASTFTGRVCASTLSDLYSCITGAIGSLRGPLHGGANEAAMDLIDRFNSPEEAVEELRAMIARKDLIMGFGHAIYRDSDPRNEVIKGYAKKLADEVGDTVIYPVSEAIEKFMWDEKRLFPNADFFHASAYRFMGIPTKLFTPIFVCSRVTGWAAHAFEQRANNRIIRPSAEYIGEEQRPVPALEAR; from the coding sequence ATGACTGAAGCAAAGAAGAAAGTACTCAGTGGTGCAGGCCTGCGCGGCCAAGTTGCTGGACAAACCGCACTCTGTACTGTTGGTAAAGAAGGCGCTGGTTTAACTTACCGTGGTTACGATGTTCGCGACCTAGCTAAACATTGCAAAACCTTTGAAGAAGTGGCGTATTTGCTGCTTTACGGCCACCTGCCGAACCAAAGTGAAATCGATGCCTATCAGAAACGTTTACATGGCATGCGTGATTTGCCCGCAACACTAAAAGAAGTCTTAGAGCGCATTCCTGCTGATGCTCACCCGATGGATGTGATGCGTGTGGGTACCGCGATGCTGGGTACGCTAGAGCCAGAGCTGAGCTTTGAACAGCAGCTCGATGTGGTTGATCGCCTACTGGCTGCTTTCCCTGCCATTCTGTTGTACTGGTACCATTTCAGCCATGAAGGCAAGCGCATTGAGTGCACGACTGACGAACCTGATATTGGTAGCCACTTCCTTGCTTTACTGCATGGTAAATCACCCAGCCCGTTGCACCGTGAAGTGATGAACGTTTCACTGATTCTCTACGCAGAGCATGAGTTTAACGCCTCAACTTTTACTGGCCGTGTTTGTGCTTCAACCTTGTCTGATTTGTACTCATGCATTACTGGTGCAATTGGTTCGCTACGTGGACCACTGCATGGCGGTGCTAACGAAGCAGCGATGGATCTGATTGATCGTTTCAACTCGCCAGAAGAGGCCGTTGAAGAGCTGCGCGCGATGATCGCTCGTAAAGACTTGATCATGGGCTTTGGTCACGCTATTTATCGTGACTCTGATCCGCGCAACGAAGTGATTAAAGGGTATGCCAAGAAGCTGGCGGATGAAGTGGGTGATACAGTGATTTACCCCGTTTCAGAAGCTATTGAGAAGTTTATGTGGGACGAAAAGCGCTTGTTCCCCAATGCTGACTTCTTCCATGCCTCGGCTTACCGCTTTATGGGCATTCCAACTAAGCTGTTTACGCCTATTTTTGTTTGCTCGCGCGTGACCGGATGGGCTGCGCATGCCTTTGAGCAGCGCGCCAATAACCGCATTATTCGTCCAAGTGCGGAATATATTGGTGAAGAACAACGCCCAGTACCAGCGCTTGAGGCTCGCTAA
- a CDS encoding LemA family protein: protein MSLFLVGLLIAAILVLAWGVSLYNALVRLKHSVTKAWSNIDVLLKQRHDELPKLVETCKQYMQHERQTLEDVISARNAVSNAREQHDIGALGTAETGLRLGLGKLFALAENYPELKANESFQFLQQRISGLENGIADRRELYNEAVNLNNVRIEQFPDVFIARYFNFAAAELLRFSDAEKADVDIKSLFG, encoded by the coding sequence ATGAGTTTGTTTTTAGTGGGGTTATTGATTGCCGCTATTTTAGTGCTGGCTTGGGGCGTCAGTTTATACAACGCCTTGGTGCGCTTAAAACACAGCGTGACTAAAGCATGGTCCAATATTGATGTACTGCTTAAGCAACGCCACGATGAGCTGCCAAAACTGGTAGAAACCTGCAAACAATACATGCAGCACGAACGTCAAACCTTAGAAGACGTCATCAGTGCGCGCAATGCAGTATCCAATGCCCGTGAGCAACATGATATTGGCGCATTAGGTACAGCTGAAACCGGTTTGCGCTTAGGCTTAGGTAAGTTATTTGCTTTGGCAGAAAATTACCCTGAGTTAAAAGCCAACGAAAGCTTCCAGTTTTTACAACAACGCATCAGTGGCTTGGAGAATGGCATTGCTGATCGCCGTGAACTGTACAACGAAGCGGTCAATCTTAATAACGTGCGTATCGAACAGTTTCCAGATGTGTTCATTGCTCGTTATTTTAATTTTGCCGCGGCTGAGCTGTTGCGTTTTAGTGATGCTGAAAAAGCGGACGTTGATATTAAAAGCCTGTTTGGTTAA